In Panicum virgatum strain AP13 chromosome 4N, P.virgatum_v5, whole genome shotgun sequence, a single window of DNA contains:
- the LOC120669235 gene encoding aluminum-activated malate transporter 9-like, producing MAGPPRAAALGRRRAPAAAHGRAPARRFPRALPRPWLPSRPGRRAPGCRCNLAPPHDARNTSCPSRARSAPEQTQATSCPNAIRSASPTGPHPRSSRTLQNLPPIRPHGRRPAADTEPTPPPPARLGSLWSTLEDQRGAAVPLLSSAWTLPTTSGDEEERPKEGVLRRASAAVARWCGAACGAVAELWAFARADPRKPVFAGKVGVALALISLLVFLREPRDIVSHSIWAILTVVVVFEFSIGATLSKGFNRGLGTLTAGAFALAVAELSKNLGKLEEVILITSILLVAFFTTLTKLHPTMKPYEYGFRVFLLTFCYVMVSGYNTGKFTDTATSRFILIAIGAAVSLGINIGIYPIWAGEDLHNLIAKNFTGVAKSLEGCVDGYLKCMEYERIPSKILVYQASDDPLYSGYRAAVEAYTQEETLLGFAIWEPLHGPYKMMNYPWRSFSKVGGALRHCSFAVMALHGCILSEIQAPPESRKVFASEVQKVGQEGAKVLRELGDRVKTMTKLSSLDILFEVHMAAEELQKKIDEKSYLLVNTERWDASKQAQGIKEVLNGTSAVEKENRNKENKNEGVEPTNVDQNLVHQSKSFLGNSFLSRYDSTSTIDGFRLSWPARRSFHPNLPLEDEDNKTYESASALSLATFASLLIEFVARLQNVVKHLMS from the exons ATGGCCGGGCCCCCACGCGCCGCTGCcctcgggcgccgccgcgccccggctGCCGCCCATGGCCgggcccccgcgcgccgctTCCCTCGAGCGCTGCCGCGCCCCTGGCTGCCGTCGAGGccgggccgccgcgcccccggcTGCCGCTGCAACCTGGCGCCGCCGCACGACGCAAG AAACACCAGCTGCCCAAGTCGGGCGCGCAGTGCCCCAGAGCAAACGCAAGCGACCAGCTGCCCCAATGCGATTCGCTCCGCATCCCCCACCGGACCCCACCCTCGATCCTCGAGAACCCTGCAGAACCTTCCGCCGATCCgaccccatggccgccgcccggccgccgacACCGAGCCgacaccgccgccaccggcgcggCTGGGGTCGCTGTGGTCGACGCTGGAGGACCAGCGCGGGGCCGCAGTCCCGCTGCTCTCCTCGGCCTGGACCCTCCCGACCACCTCCGGGGACGAGGAGGAGCGGCCGAAGGAGGGGGTTTTGCGGCGGGCCTCCGCCGCGGTGGCGCGCTGGTGCGGGGCCGCGTGCGGCGCGGTCGCGGAGCTCTGGGCGTTCGCGCGGGCCGACCCGCGGAAGCCCGTCTTCGCGGGGAAGGTCGGCGTCGCGCTCGCGCTCATCTCGCTGCTCGTCTTCCTCCGGGAGCCGCGCGACATCGTCAGCCACTCCATCTGGGCCATCctcaccgtcgtcgtcgtcttcgaGTTCAGCATCG GTGCAACCTTAAGCAAAGGGTTTAATCGGGGATTGGGGACACTAACTGCTGGTGCTTTTGCTCTAGCGGTTGCAGAATTGTCCAAAAACCTGGGAAAATTAGAGGAAGTGATTCTTATAACGAGCATCCTTCTTGTTG CCTTTTTCACAACCTTGACAAAGCTGCATCCGACGATGAAGCCATATGAGTATGGATTCCGTGTGTTCTTGTTGACATTCTGTTATGTTATGGTCTCTGGGTACAACACTGGGAAGTTCACTGATACAGCTACAAGCAGATTTATATTGATTGCTATTGGTGCTGCTGTCAGTCTTGGTATCAACATAGGTATTTACCCAATCTGGGCAGGCGAGGATTTGCACAACTTGATAGCAAAGAATTTCACTGGTGTTGCAAAATCCTTGGAAG GTTGTGTTGATGGATATCTGAAATGCATGGAATACGAAAGGATTCCTTCAAAAATACTTGTGTACCAAGCATCGGATGATCCTCTATATAGTGGGTACAGGGCAGCTGTTGAGGCATATACACAGGAGGAAACACTG CTTGGATTTGCTATATGGGAGCCACTCCATGGTCCTTACAAAATGATGAACTATCCATGGAGGAGTTTCTCCAAAGTTGGTGGAGCATTGAGGCACTGTTCCTTTGCAGTCATGGCGTTGCATGGTTGCATTCTTTCAGAAATTCAG GCACCTCCGGAAAGCAGAAAAGTTTTTGCTTCAGAGGTTCAGAAAGTGGGACAAGAAGGTGCTAAAGTGTTGCGTGAGCTTGGAGACAGAGTTAAGACGATGACCAAGTTGAGTTCTTTAGATATTCTATTTGAAGTCCACATGGCAGCTGAAGAGTTGCAGAAAAAGATTGATGAAAAGTCATACCTTCTGGTGAATACTGAAAGATGGGATGCTAGCAAGCAGGCTCAAGGGATCAAAGAAGTCCTGAATGGCACCAGTGctgtggaaaaagaaaacagaaacaAAGAAAACAAGAATGAAGGGGTGGAACCTACCAATGTTGATCAAAATTTAGTGCATCAATCAAAGAGCTTTCTTGGTAACTCATTTCTAAGCAGATATGATTCAACGTCAACAATAGATGGTTTTAGGCTGTCTTGGCCTGCTCGAAGATCGTTCCATCCAAACCTGCCACTTGAAGATGAGGACAACAAAACATACGAAAGTGCAAGCGCTTTGTCCTTGGCCACATTTGCATCACTTTTGATTGAGTTTGTTGCCCGACTACAGAATGTTGTTAAGCATTTAATGAGTTGA
- the LOC120669750 gene encoding aspartyl protease APCB1-like, which produces MAARPTPSSARPVQGDGDGDQQQHPRRPFSAVLITVPDGDGPGSPSLPASSSDAMAAALLDHAGAAGSDDGALMEAEDERPRPWGQSFSLWHATVVVFALAALAAAGYVSLYAGRGAGAAWRLLEAREEGEDHGGRRSFLLLLYPKPRRGGAAGNLTAATSTSTGNVFPTGLYYTTVPIGNPSRDYFLDVDTGSDITWVQCDTPCRSCAKGAHPSYRPAQSNIVPASDPLCDRVQRNPNECNYDINYADRSSSMGAYVRDNMQLISEDGERENIEIVFGCGYDQRGILLDTLENTDGMLGLGSRAISLPTQLASRGIISNVFGHCMTTDPSGGGYLFLGDDYIPRWGMTWVPVRNGPADNTRRSQLQQVNHGDQKLNVQGKLTQVIFDSGSTYTYFPHEAYTNLVAALKGASPRFVQDDSDNTLPFCMKADFSVRSVDDVKHIFKPLSLQFEKRCFFSRTFNIRPEDYLTISDKGNVCLRVFDGTAIGYDSVIIIGDAFLRGKLIAYDNAENQIEWIDSDCTDPSKQSRIPFFLRRVLRNKLL; this is translated from the exons ATGGCGGCCCGTCCGACGCCGTCGTCGGCGCGACCGGTGCAGGGGGATGGGGACGGGGATCAGCAGCAGCACCCGCGGCGTCCCTTCAGCGCCGTCCTGATCACGGTCCCCGACGGCGACGGGCCCGGCTCGCCCTCCTTGCCTGCTTCGTCCTCGGACGCCATGGCGGCCGCGCTCTTGGACcacgccggcgcggccggctCGGACGACGGCGCCCTCATGGAGGCGGAGGACGAACGGCCACGGCCGTGGGGGCAGTCGTTCTCGCTGTGGCACGCCACGGTGGTGGTGTTTGCGCTcgcggcgctcgccgcggcgggATACGTATCCCTGTACGCAGGcaggggcgccggcgcggcgtggcggctccTTGAGGCGCGCGAGGAGGGCGAGGACCACGGCGGCCGCAGGtccttcctgctgctgctgtaccCGAAGCcgcgtcgcggcggcgcggcggggaatCTGACGGCCGCGACGTCCACGTCCACCGGCAATGTATTCCCGACCGG GCTATACTACACAACTGTGCCTATTGGCAATCCTTCAAGGGATTATTTTCTTGATGTTGATACTGGCAGCGACATAACATGGGTCCAGTGCGACACGCCATGCAGAAGCTGCGCAAAG GGAGCTCATCCTTCATATAGGCCTGCACAATCTAACATAGTTCCTGCCAGTGATCCACTTTGTGATCGAGTTCAACGCAACCCAAATGAGTGCAACTACGATATCAATTATGCTGACAGAAGCTCCTCTATGGGTGCTTATGTAAGGGATAATATGCAACTCATCAGTGAAGATGGTGAAAGGGAAAATATAGAAATTGTGTTTGG GTGTGGATATGATCAAAGAGGAATTCTTCTGGACACGCTAGAAAATACTGACGGAATGCTAGGCCTGGGCAGCAGGGCAATAAGCCTTCCTACACAGCTAGCCAGCCGAGGGATTATTTCCAATGTTTTCGGTCACTGTATGACGACAGATCCCAGTGGTGGTGGTTATTTGTTTCTTGGTGATGATTACATTCCTAGGTGGGGAATGACATGGGTTCCTGTCCGAAATGGTCCAGCAGA TAATACACGTAGATCCCAACTCCAGCAAGTAAACCACGGGGATCAGAAGCTCAATGTGCAAGGGAAGTTGACTCAAGTGATCTTTGACAGTGGGTCTACATATACATATTTCCCACACGAAGCGTATACAAATCTGGTTGCTGCG CTGAAGGGTGCATCCCCGAGATTTGTACAAGATGACTCAGATAATACTCTGCCTTTCTGCATGAAAGCTGATTTTTCAGTAAG GTCTGTGGATGATGTGAAACATATTTTCAAGCCCCTGAGTTTGCAATTCGAGAAACGGTGTTTCTTCTCTAGAACCTTCAACATTCGTCCTGAAGATTACTTGACCATCAGT GATAAGGGCAATGTTTGCCTGAGGGTGTTCGATGGAACTGCGATTGGTTACGATTCAGTAATAATAATCGGAG ATGCTTTTCTTCGTGGAAAATTGATTGCTTATGACAATGCTGAGAATCAGATCGAATGGATTGATTCAGACTGCACTGACCCAAGCAAACAAAGCAGAATTCCATTCTTCCTGCGAAGAGTGTTGCGCAACAAACTTCTGTAG